A genomic segment from Drosophila miranda strain MSH22 chromosome 3, D.miranda_PacBio2.1, whole genome shotgun sequence encodes:
- the LOC117188499 gene encoding uncharacterized protein LOC117188499, which translates to MDKLKNNNKENASIEYPPTPYPTTIDVEDVESNKSTPYYTPMEFLQTSFEFPSPTTETATQSPGGVVGTAAATTLPAEALDHDIEDSARPYTAKQFTIAHPNPPHHVTQSPTLNRKFKRFSLYDRRSCSPHIASTTEEQRSRGGGTTDKENTIPKSGDDLENSVYLSKSEHNSPTIIFRDESSSTPGGLEASRLTYSPKFLSSINNLNLSGHGSPLNIINSAGYKSGNFFRFPEIDHHVVQEAPIDAVHIEEAAQGLRFRGKESLAAELARVEPQDQQRAEGRKNRKNKNNLTIRITDVPIKHSGGQVSPLPKPKTPTIKSTKEKARSLDSAANETELSIVVHNITESHGSCEDMMDNQNKPLPGGIHIHHLQQPTSSASIHSTSLSRLDSHNVRRTARRKSPGIDNPNWLMYHRKQNPYHGSSSTAQSSLDSEMSLSDSPQRSAAELKSACSVDSSSKFGLGATLAPRSAHKHNQLLHSSSTNLKTLPECLTLVEFSSGGGGSSSKESPFKQKSMDLPMPNLQAKTTVSTSSMNLLQRRGSNHSLTLNLHSSCGNLMNSGLSLSNYSLGSILNSKSSCNLDAGGGTGSGATQLAGTSQQQTPQHLASNQGNRQGLFRRRGSTHSITLKGHTTTSCGDLQQQQQAMLNAEKYNRLSMRTNSTGSGSGSNVPTPKRGLLERRGSNQSLTLNMGSILGVGCGGELPVPDVCGQPKVTVCSCAASSQAPHQRKFFSTENLNSNNKQNNQFFGQVCFGSASDLQPNPVQGGPASTEQSVACTCAGATVRNIMTRPLSPQTTSEEFKIYLASIQMLQSASNPLNQFDLIRLNHVFDHSYKTSKNIIEQPPVLGSNGRDAEMETPTNQLPPSSEDSELIACYQAVVQRIVQSMPQLEEAEQKRIFCDLHKEFWDLPLNHQEKPMVFGSQTKNRYKTILPNEHSRVLLEPEASELISLEEQAQELEKALYVSANEDAPYINANYIKGPDYVSKCYVATQGPLPNTIFEFWLMIYQNTQRYIRRCVDGGSSSSPHMERSQILQQYFQKIVMLTNFTEANRQKCAIYFPIDLNEIFAVAAKCEVFCLSTAAREYFDQHLVPMSVPDTAVAPPPPINELEDLSYQHIGVESLKVTLDSELLESLPAQSNFFLVKNVGIVRRNGYSVRKFVLLYCIHVPQTASYHLQKICCYHYWYPDWPDHHSPRDINTLLDTCLHVLNLGKCESEFDNYDESRSVRNAHLTAQRLDIYKQDIFNAVQPLPVIHCSAGIGRTGCFTAILNAVRQVRQSLAYSLTGMLTKALYVADFDCNSEANQDDSDSSFTCNTIRHIRQIIDHQEPPTFDKLPKMPDIFVDVLGIVCNLRLQRGGMVQNSEQYELIHRAICLYLKRTLALRRF; encoded by the exons atgGACAAgttaaaaaacaacaacaaggaAAATGCATCAATTGAGTACCCCCCGACCCCCTACCCGACCACAATTGATGTCGAGGATGTGGAGAGCAACAAGAGCACACCGTACTACACACCCATGGAATTTCTGCAAACCTCCTTTGAGTTCCCATCGCCCACAACCGAAACAGCAACGCAATCGCCAGGGGGTGTCGTCGGCACAGCCGCCGCCACCACACTACCCGCAGAGGCACTCGACCACGATATAGAGGATTCCGCACGCCCCTATACGGCCAAGCAGTTCACCATCGCCCACCCGAATCCACCCCACCACGTCACGCAGTCACCGACATTGAATCGAAAGTTCAAGCGTTTCTCCCTATACGATCGACGATCCTGCTCACCGCACATTGCCAGCACCACAGAGGAGCAGAGGAGCAGGGGAGGAGGCACCACCGACAAGGAGAACACAATTCCAAAGTCCGGCGACGATCTGGAGAATAGTGTGTATCTGTCCAAGAGCGAGCACAACTCACCCACAATTATATTTAGAGATGAATCCTCCTCGACGCCCGGCGGCCTTGAGGCGAGCCGTCTCACCTATTCACCAAAGTTTCTATCGTCCATTAACAATCTGAATCTGTCCGGCCACGGCTCTCCCTTGAACATCATCAATTCGGCTGGCTACAAGAGCGGGAACTTCTTTCGCTTCCCCGAGATCGATCATCATGTCGTCCAGGAGGCTCCCATCGATGCAGTACATATTGAGGAAGCGGCCCAAGGGTTGCGTTTCAGAGGCAAGGAATCACTGGCCGCCGAGCTGGCGCGTGTAGAGCCGCAAGATCAGCAGAGAGCCGAGGGCCGGAAGAATCGCAAGAACAAGAACAATCTCACCATTCGCATCACAGATGTGCCCATCAAACACTCCGGTGGACAGGTATCGCCGCTGCCCAAACCAAAGACGCCCACCATCAAGAGCACCAAGGAGAAAGCCCGCTCCCTGGACTCGGCGGCCAACGAGACGGAGCTGTCGATTGTGGTGCACAACATAACCGAATCTCATGGCAGCTGCGAGGACATGATGGACAATCAGAACAAGCCCTTGCCCggtggcatccacatccaccATCTGCAGCAGCCCACCTCCTCCGCCAGCATACACTCGACATCGCTCTCTCGGCTCGACAGTCACAATGTTCGTCGCACTGCGCGCCGAAAGTCGCCCGGCATCGATAATCCCAACTGGCTGATGTACCACCGCAAGCAGAATCCATATCATGGCAGCAGTAGCACGGCTCAGAGCTCCCTGGACTCGGAAATGAGCCTTAGTGACTCCCCGCAGCGCAGTGCCGCCGAGCTGAAGTCCGCCTGCAGCGTGGACAGCAGCTCAAAGTTCGGCCTGGGCGCCACTTTGGCGCCGCGCAGTGCCCACAAGCATAACCAGCTGCTGCACTCGTCCAGCACCAATCTGAAGACCTTGCCCGAATGCCTCACCCTGGTAGAGTTCTCAtctggcggcggcggctcctCCTCCAAGGAGTCGCCCTTCAAACAGAAGTCCATGGACCTGCCTATGCCCAATCTTCAGGCCAAGACGACGGTGTCCACCTCATCGATGAATCTCCTGCAGCGACGTGGATCTAACCACAGTCTCACTCTCAATCTGCACAGCTCGTGCGGCAACCTGATGAACAGCGGCCTCAGCCTGTCCAACTACAGCCTCGGATCCATACTCAACTCCAAGTCCAGCTGCAACCTGGATGCTGGCGGGGGCACAGGCAGCGGAGCCACTCAACTGGCAGGCACCAGTCAGCAGCAGACACCCCAACATCTTGCCAGCAACCAGGGCAATCGTCAGGGCTTATTCCGCAGGCGGGGATCCACTCACAGCATCACACTGAAGGGACACACCACCACCTCGTGCGGAGAcctacagcaacagcagcaggcgaTGCTGAATGCCGAGAAGTACAACAGATTGAGCATGCGAACCAATTCGACGGGCTCGGGATCGGGATCGAATGTGCCGACACCTAAACGCGGTCTGCTGGAGCGGCGCGGATCCAATCAGAGTCTCACCCTTAATATGGGCAGCATTCTGGGGGTGGGGTGTGGCGGCGAACTGCCCGTTCCGGATGTGTGTGGCCAGCCCAAGGTCACAGTCTGCAGCTGTGCCGCCTCCAGCCAGGCCCCGCACCAGCGGAAATTCTTCAGCACCGAGAATCTGAACAGCAACAATAAACAGAACAATCAGTTCTTTGGCCAGGTGTGCTTCGGCTCTGCTTCTGACCTGCAGCCCAATCCGGTACAGGGAGGTCCGGCCAGTACCGAGCAGAGCGTTGCCTGCACCTGCGCCGGTGCTACGGTGCGCAACATCATGACACGGCCCCTCTCGCCGCAGACGACCAGCGAGGAGTTCAAGATCTATTTGGCCAGCATCCAGATGCTGCAGAGTGCCTCTAATCCACTGAACCAGTTCGATCTGATCCGCCTCAATCACGTTTTCGATCACAGCTACAAGACCAGCAAGAACATCATTGAACAGCCGCCGGTTTTGGGCTCGAATGGCCGCGATGCAGAGATGGAGACACCCACGAATCAGCTGCCGCCCAGCTCGGAGGATAGCGAGCTGATCGCCTGCTATCAGGCGGTGGTTCAGCGGATCGTGCAGTCGATGCCTCAGCTGGAGGAGGCCGAGCAGAAGCGCATCTTCTGCGATCTACACAAGGAGTTCTGGGATCTGCCGCTCAACCATCAGGAGAAGCCCATGGTGTTTGGGTCCCAGACGAAGAATCGCTACAAGACGATTCTGCCCAACGAGCATTCCCGTGTGCTGCTCGAGCCAGAGGCCAGCGAGCTCATCAGCCTGGAGGAGCAGGCGCAAGAGCTGGAGAAAGCCCTCTATGTGTCCGCCAACGAGGATGCGCCCTACATCAATGCCAATTATATCAAG GGACCCGACTACGTGTCCAAGTGCTATGTGGCCACCCAAGGTCCGCTGCCCAACACCATCTTCGAGTTCTGGCTGATGATCTACCAGAACACGCAGCGCTACATCCGCCGCTGCGTGGAcgggggcagcagcagcagtccgCACATGGAAAGGTCACAGATTTTGCAGCAGTACTTTCAGAAGATCGTCATGCTCACCAACTTTACGGAGGCGAATCGACAGAAGTGCGCCATTTACTTTCCCATCGACCTCAATGAGATATTCGCTGTGGCCGCCAAGTGCGAGGTGTTCTGTCTGAGTACGGCTGCCCGTGAATACTTTGACCAGCACCTGGTGCCCATGTCTGTGCCGGACACTGCAGTGGCACCGCCGCCGCCAATCAATGAGCTCGAGGATCTCAGCTATCAGCACATTGGCGTCGAGTCGCTGAAGGTGACGCTGGACAGCGAACTGCTGGAGAGTCTGCCAGCCCAGAGCAACTTCTTTCTGGTGAAGAACGTGGGCATTGTGCGACGAAACGGGTACTCGGTGCGAAAGTTTGTGCTACTCTACTGCATCCATGTGCCGCAGACGGCGAGCTATCACCTGCAAAAGATCTGCTGCTATCACTACTGGTATCCGGATTGGCCCGATCACCACTCGCCGCGAGACATCAATACGTTGCTGGACACTTGTCTGCATGTCCTGAATCTGGGCAAATGCGAATCGGAGTTTGACAACTACGACGAGAGTCGAAGCGTGCGCAATGCCCATCTGACGGCCCAGCGTCTGGACATCTATAAGCAGGACATTTTCAATGCCGTGCAGCCCTTGCCCGTTATCCACTGCTCGGCTGGCATCGGGCGGACTGGCTGCTTCACGGCCATATTGAATGCTGTGCGGCAGGTGCGTCAGTCGCTGGCTTACTCTCTCACCGGAATGCTAACCAAAGCTCTGTATGTGGCAGACTTTGACTGCAACTCGGAGGCGAATCAAgacgacagcgacagcagctTCACATGCAACACCATACGGCATATACGGCAGATAATTGACCACCAGGAGCCGCCCACCTTCGACAAACTACCCAAGATGCCAGACATCTTTGTGGACGTGCTGGGCATTGTGTGCAATCTACGCTTGCAGCGCGGCGGCATGGTCCAGAACTCTGAGCAGTATGAGCTGATACACCGGGCCATTTGTCTCTACCTGAAGCGAACCCTGGCCTTGAGGCGGTTCTAG